One region of Primulina tabacum isolate GXHZ01 chromosome 1, ASM2559414v2, whole genome shotgun sequence genomic DNA includes:
- the LOC142539090 gene encoding phosphoglucan phosphatase LSF2, chloroplastic-like isoform X1, whose amino-acid sequence MAGVINTCLFSRPPLQITSNKNKSKFTSCFIKFPCMFCKFSGNETESNQPSRMVPRITSKNKMEEYNTAMMRMMRNPYEYHHDLGMNYTLITDDVIVGSQPQKAEDIDHLKEEQKVGYILNLQQDGDIEYWGIDLQSIIERSTKLGIRHMRRPAKDFDPESLRLGLPKAVSLLEWAISEENGRVYVHCTAGLGRAPAVVIAYMYWFCDMNLNTAYDTLTSKRPCGPKKRAIRGATYDLAKNDPSKEPFESLPEFAFEDIADWERKLIQNRVRALRET is encoded by the exons ATGGCAGGTGTAATCAATACCTGTTTGTTCTCCAGACCTCCATTACAAATCACTTCCAACAAGAACAAGTCGAAATTTACATCATGTTTCATCAAATTTCCCTGTATGTTTTGTAAATTTTCCGGGAATGAAACTGAATCAAATCAACCAAGCCGAATGGTGCCAAGAATCACCTCTAAGAACAAAATGGAGGAATATAATACGGCCATGATGAGAATGATGAGGAACCCATATGAATATCATCATGATCTTG GCATGAACTATACATTGATAACTGATGATGTTATCGTCGGGTCACAACCTCAGAAAGCTGAGGACATCGATCATTTGAAAGAAGAACAAAAGGTGGGATACATTCTCAACTTGCAACAAGACGGAGACATTGAGTACTGGGGAATTGACCTGCAATCTATCATAGAACGAAGCACGAAACTTGGAATTCGTCACATGAGAAGGCCT gcAAAAGATTTTGATCCAGAATCATTGAGACTTGGATTACCCAAAGCCGTTTCCTTGTTGGAGTGGGCGATTTCAGAAGAAAACGGCAGAGTATATGTACACTGTACTGCTGGTTTGGGGAGGGCACCAGCTGTTGTCATTGCTTACATGTATTGGTTCTGCGATATGAAT TTGAATACAGCTTATGATACACTTACCTCGAAGAGACCTTGTGGACCAAAGAAAAGAGCTATTCGTGGAGCAACATATGATTTGGCTAAAAATGATCCTTCGAAGGAACCCTTTGAGAGTTTGCCAGAATTTGCATTTGAAGATATAGCAGACTGGGAAAGAAAGCTAATCCAAAACCGTGTGCGTGCCCTTCGTGAAACTTGA
- the LOC142539090 gene encoding phosphoglucan phosphatase LSF2, chloroplastic-like isoform X2 — MAGVINTCLFSRPPLQITSNKNKSKFTSCFIKFPCMFCKFSGNETESNQPSRMVPRITSKNKMEEYNTAMMRMMRNPYEYHHDLGQKAEDIDHLKEEQKVGYILNLQQDGDIEYWGIDLQSIIERSTKLGIRHMRRPAKDFDPESLRLGLPKAVSLLEWAISEENGRVYVHCTAGLGRAPAVVIAYMYWFCDMNLNTAYDTLTSKRPCGPKKRAIRGATYDLAKNDPSKEPFESLPEFAFEDIADWERKLIQNRVRALRET, encoded by the exons ATGGCAGGTGTAATCAATACCTGTTTGTTCTCCAGACCTCCATTACAAATCACTTCCAACAAGAACAAGTCGAAATTTACATCATGTTTCATCAAATTTCCCTGTATGTTTTGTAAATTTTCCGGGAATGAAACTGAATCAAATCAACCAAGCCGAATGGTGCCAAGAATCACCTCTAAGAACAAAATGGAGGAATATAATACGGCCATGATGAGAATGATGAGGAACCCATATGAATATCATCATGATCTTGGTCAG AAAGCTGAGGACATCGATCATTTGAAAGAAGAACAAAAGGTGGGATACATTCTCAACTTGCAACAAGACGGAGACATTGAGTACTGGGGAATTGACCTGCAATCTATCATAGAACGAAGCACGAAACTTGGAATTCGTCACATGAGAAGGCCT gcAAAAGATTTTGATCCAGAATCATTGAGACTTGGATTACCCAAAGCCGTTTCCTTGTTGGAGTGGGCGATTTCAGAAGAAAACGGCAGAGTATATGTACACTGTACTGCTGGTTTGGGGAGGGCACCAGCTGTTGTCATTGCTTACATGTATTGGTTCTGCGATATGAAT TTGAATACAGCTTATGATACACTTACCTCGAAGAGACCTTGTGGACCAAAGAAAAGAGCTATTCGTGGAGCAACATATGATTTGGCTAAAAATGATCCTTCGAAGGAACCCTTTGAGAGTTTGCCAGAATTTGCATTTGAAGATATAGCAGACTGGGAAAGAAAGCTAATCCAAAACCGTGTGCGTGCCCTTCGTGAAACTTGA
- the LOC142539108 gene encoding uncharacterized protein LOC142539108 isoform X2, with amino-acid sequence MLIDKARIEPIISWFVTVHPHETSALIYSTSSFFFILSAYFVVLPLRDEGAISLGLGNLPGLFVGSLVLTLVAAPVSTLIFSLPNLSKGKALVLIHRFFSLSLVVFFILWVFSTPGSSPFSFKGMLLVNSTIKEELKVTVTESIPASSASWERQGWFYITVRIFLFLWVALLNLITISSTWARIIDVMDSESGSRLFGFIGAGATLGQLFGSLFATGMAWLGPSAQSSKGIDKHISQNPEELIPIRNADTDDMSENRDQSEPNFKASSNSAERPQIWPILEGLQLILSSSYLLQVALFLWLSAVVSSFFYFQKVTVIASAVTTPVGRRRLLAQINSFIAVFILAGQLTLTGRILTVAGVTTAICSSPVVGFMNLIALAVWPSWIAVAISETSRKVVTYVVTRPGRELLFTVVSQDEKYKAKVCIDVIVQRLGDATAAGMYKLLFTTLHGKVSTVSLYALPACCIWIVTAYHLGRQQTRLAKYRASPPPEPS; translated from the exons ATGTTaattgacaaagctcgaattgaGCCGATCATTTCATGGTTCGTTACAGTTCATCCCCACGAAACCTCGGCGTTGATCTATTCTACCTCATCTTTCTTCTTT attttgagtgcGTATTTTGTGGTTCTTCCATTACGCGATGAAGGGGCGATTTCATTAGGATTAGGGAATCTTCCAGGACTTTTTGTCGGGTCTTTGGTTCTCACTCTGGTTGCCGCCCCGGTTTCAACTCTTATTTTTTCATTGCCCAATCTTTCCAAAGGGAAG GCCTTGGTCTTGATACACCGGTTTTTTAGCTTGTCTCTTGTTGTATTCTTCATTCTATGGGTTTTTTCTACTCCTGGAAGCTCACCATTCAGTTTCAAG GGAATGCTTCTGGTGAACTCGACCATAAAGGAGGAGTTGAAGGTTACAGTTACCGAAAGCATTCCAGCTAGTTCTGCTAGCTGGGAAAGACAGGGATGGTTTTACATCACTGTGAGGATTTTCTTGTTCCTCTGG GTTGCTCTGCTTAATCTCATTACTATCTCTTCAACTTGGGCAAGAATAATCGATGTGATGGATAGTGAG TCAGGTTCAAGATTGTTTGGATTTATTGGTGCTGGTGCTACGCTGGGGCAGCTGTTTGGTTCACTGTTTGCCACTGGAATGGCTTGGTTAGGCCCAT CTGCGCAGTCTTCAAAAGGAATTGACAAGCACATTTCCCAGAATCCAGAAGAGCTCATTCCCATCCG AAATGCTGATACCGATGACATGAGTGAGAACAGAGATCAAAGCGAACCTAATTTTAAAGCTTCATCCAATTCTGCGGAAAGACCTCAAATCTGGCCTATATTAGAGGGACTTCAACTTATATTATCATCATCTTATTTATTACAAGTTGCATTATTCCTGTGGCTAAGTGCAGTAGTCTCATCTTTCTTCTATTTCCAG AAAGTAACTGTCATTGCCAGTGCCGTGACGACTCCTGTTGGTAGGAGGCGATTGTTAGCACAAATCAATAGCTTCATTGCAGTTTTTATCCTTGCTGGGCAACTTACTTTAACG GGCCGCATCCTTACTGTTGCTGGGGTCACCACAGCTATTTGTTCTTCACCAGTTGTTGGCTTCATGAATCTAATTGCTTTAGCTGTGTGGCCATCATGGATTGCAGTTGCCATCTCTGAAACCTCACGGAAG GTGGTTACATATGTTGTTACTAGGCCGGGAAGGGAGCTTCTTTTTACAGTTGTTTCACAGGATGAGAAGTATAAGGCGAAG GTATGCATTGATGTGATTGTTCAAAGGCTGGGAGATGCCACTGCTGCTGGGATGTATAAGCTGCTTTTCACAACACTACATGGCAAAGTCTCCACCGTCTCTCTCTATGCATTGCCT GCGTGTTGTATATGGATAGTGACAGCATACCACTTGGGGCGCCAGCAAACAAGACTAGCTAAATACAGGGCGTCTCCACCACCAGAACCATCATAA
- the LOC142539108 gene encoding uncharacterized protein LOC142539108 isoform X3: MSNLVLGTEQKPPLKALVLIHRFFSLSLVVFFILWVFSTPGSSPFSFKGMLLVNSTIKEELKVTVTESIPASSASWERQGWFYITVRIFLFLWVALLNLITISSTWARIIDVMDSESGSRLFGFIGAGATLGQLFGSLFATGMAWLGPYLLLFAALLLELAAQSSKGIDKHISQNPEELIPIRNADTDDMSENRDQSEPNFKASSNSAERPQIWPILEGLQLILSSSYLLQVALFLWLSAVVSSFFYFQKVTVIASAVTTPVGRRRLLAQINSFIAVFILAGQLTLTGRILTVAGVTTAICSSPVVGFMNLIALAVWPSWIAVAISETSRKVVTYVVTRPGRELLFTVVSQDEKYKAKVCIDVIVQRLGDATAAGMYKLLFTTLHGKVSTVSLYALPACCIWIVTAYHLGRQQTRLAKYRASPPPEPS; this comes from the exons ATGTCAAATCTTGTATTAGGAACAGAGCAAAAACCTCCACTCAAA GCCTTGGTCTTGATACACCGGTTTTTTAGCTTGTCTCTTGTTGTATTCTTCATTCTATGGGTTTTTTCTACTCCTGGAAGCTCACCATTCAGTTTCAAG GGAATGCTTCTGGTGAACTCGACCATAAAGGAGGAGTTGAAGGTTACAGTTACCGAAAGCATTCCAGCTAGTTCTGCTAGCTGGGAAAGACAGGGATGGTTTTACATCACTGTGAGGATTTTCTTGTTCCTCTGG GTTGCTCTGCTTAATCTCATTACTATCTCTTCAACTTGGGCAAGAATAATCGATGTGATGGATAGTGAG TCAGGTTCAAGATTGTTTGGATTTATTGGTGCTGGTGCTACGCTGGGGCAGCTGTTTGGTTCACTGTTTGCCACTGGAATGGCTTGGTTAGGCCCAT ATCTGCTCCTTTTTGCTGCACTTTTGTTGGAATTAGCTGCGCAGTCTTCAAAAGGAATTGACAAGCACATTTCCCAGAATCCAGAAGAGCTCATTCCCATCCG AAATGCTGATACCGATGACATGAGTGAGAACAGAGATCAAAGCGAACCTAATTTTAAAGCTTCATCCAATTCTGCGGAAAGACCTCAAATCTGGCCTATATTAGAGGGACTTCAACTTATATTATCATCATCTTATTTATTACAAGTTGCATTATTCCTGTGGCTAAGTGCAGTAGTCTCATCTTTCTTCTATTTCCAG AAAGTAACTGTCATTGCCAGTGCCGTGACGACTCCTGTTGGTAGGAGGCGATTGTTAGCACAAATCAATAGCTTCATTGCAGTTTTTATCCTTGCTGGGCAACTTACTTTAACG GGCCGCATCCTTACTGTTGCTGGGGTCACCACAGCTATTTGTTCTTCACCAGTTGTTGGCTTCATGAATCTAATTGCTTTAGCTGTGTGGCCATCATGGATTGCAGTTGCCATCTCTGAAACCTCACGGAAG GTGGTTACATATGTTGTTACTAGGCCGGGAAGGGAGCTTCTTTTTACAGTTGTTTCACAGGATGAGAAGTATAAGGCGAAG GTATGCATTGATGTGATTGTTCAAAGGCTGGGAGATGCCACTGCTGCTGGGATGTATAAGCTGCTTTTCACAACACTACATGGCAAAGTCTCCACCGTCTCTCTCTATGCATTGCCT GCGTGTTGTATATGGATAGTGACAGCATACCACTTGGGGCGCCAGCAAACAAGACTAGCTAAATACAGGGCGTCTCCACCACCAGAACCATCATAA
- the LOC142539108 gene encoding uncharacterized protein LOC142539108 isoform X1: MLIDKARIEPIISWFVTVHPHETSALIYSTSSFFFILSAYFVVLPLRDEGAISLGLGNLPGLFVGSLVLTLVAAPVSTLIFSLPNLSKGKALVLIHRFFSLSLVVFFILWVFSTPGSSPFSFKGMLLVNSTIKEELKVTVTESIPASSASWERQGWFYITVRIFLFLWVALLNLITISSTWARIIDVMDSESGSRLFGFIGAGATLGQLFGSLFATGMAWLGPYLLLFAALLLELAAQSSKGIDKHISQNPEELIPIRNADTDDMSENRDQSEPNFKASSNSAERPQIWPILEGLQLILSSSYLLQVALFLWLSAVVSSFFYFQKVTVIASAVTTPVGRRRLLAQINSFIAVFILAGQLTLTGRILTVAGVTTAICSSPVVGFMNLIALAVWPSWIAVAISETSRKVVTYVVTRPGRELLFTVVSQDEKYKAKVCIDVIVQRLGDATAAGMYKLLFTTLHGKVSTVSLYALPACCIWIVTAYHLGRQQTRLAKYRASPPPEPS; the protein is encoded by the exons ATGTTaattgacaaagctcgaattgaGCCGATCATTTCATGGTTCGTTACAGTTCATCCCCACGAAACCTCGGCGTTGATCTATTCTACCTCATCTTTCTTCTTT attttgagtgcGTATTTTGTGGTTCTTCCATTACGCGATGAAGGGGCGATTTCATTAGGATTAGGGAATCTTCCAGGACTTTTTGTCGGGTCTTTGGTTCTCACTCTGGTTGCCGCCCCGGTTTCAACTCTTATTTTTTCATTGCCCAATCTTTCCAAAGGGAAG GCCTTGGTCTTGATACACCGGTTTTTTAGCTTGTCTCTTGTTGTATTCTTCATTCTATGGGTTTTTTCTACTCCTGGAAGCTCACCATTCAGTTTCAAG GGAATGCTTCTGGTGAACTCGACCATAAAGGAGGAGTTGAAGGTTACAGTTACCGAAAGCATTCCAGCTAGTTCTGCTAGCTGGGAAAGACAGGGATGGTTTTACATCACTGTGAGGATTTTCTTGTTCCTCTGG GTTGCTCTGCTTAATCTCATTACTATCTCTTCAACTTGGGCAAGAATAATCGATGTGATGGATAGTGAG TCAGGTTCAAGATTGTTTGGATTTATTGGTGCTGGTGCTACGCTGGGGCAGCTGTTTGGTTCACTGTTTGCCACTGGAATGGCTTGGTTAGGCCCAT ATCTGCTCCTTTTTGCTGCACTTTTGTTGGAATTAGCTGCGCAGTCTTCAAAAGGAATTGACAAGCACATTTCCCAGAATCCAGAAGAGCTCATTCCCATCCG AAATGCTGATACCGATGACATGAGTGAGAACAGAGATCAAAGCGAACCTAATTTTAAAGCTTCATCCAATTCTGCGGAAAGACCTCAAATCTGGCCTATATTAGAGGGACTTCAACTTATATTATCATCATCTTATTTATTACAAGTTGCATTATTCCTGTGGCTAAGTGCAGTAGTCTCATCTTTCTTCTATTTCCAG AAAGTAACTGTCATTGCCAGTGCCGTGACGACTCCTGTTGGTAGGAGGCGATTGTTAGCACAAATCAATAGCTTCATTGCAGTTTTTATCCTTGCTGGGCAACTTACTTTAACG GGCCGCATCCTTACTGTTGCTGGGGTCACCACAGCTATTTGTTCTTCACCAGTTGTTGGCTTCATGAATCTAATTGCTTTAGCTGTGTGGCCATCATGGATTGCAGTTGCCATCTCTGAAACCTCACGGAAG GTGGTTACATATGTTGTTACTAGGCCGGGAAGGGAGCTTCTTTTTACAGTTGTTTCACAGGATGAGAAGTATAAGGCGAAG GTATGCATTGATGTGATTGTTCAAAGGCTGGGAGATGCCACTGCTGCTGGGATGTATAAGCTGCTTTTCACAACACTACATGGCAAAGTCTCCACCGTCTCTCTCTATGCATTGCCT GCGTGTTGTATATGGATAGTGACAGCATACCACTTGGGGCGCCAGCAAACAAGACTAGCTAAATACAGGGCGTCTCCACCACCAGAACCATCATAA
- the LOC142539108 gene encoding uncharacterized protein LOC142539108 isoform X4 has translation MLLVNSTIKEELKVTVTESIPASSASWERQGWFYITVRIFLFLWVALLNLITISSTWARIIDVMDSESGSRLFGFIGAGATLGQLFGSLFATGMAWLGPYLLLFAALLLELAAQSSKGIDKHISQNPEELIPIRNADTDDMSENRDQSEPNFKASSNSAERPQIWPILEGLQLILSSSYLLQVALFLWLSAVVSSFFYFQKVTVIASAVTTPVGRRRLLAQINSFIAVFILAGQLTLTGRILTVAGVTTAICSSPVVGFMNLIALAVWPSWIAVAISETSRKVVTYVVTRPGRELLFTVVSQDEKYKAKVCIDVIVQRLGDATAAGMYKLLFTTLHGKVSTVSLYALPACCIWIVTAYHLGRQQTRLAKYRASPPPEPS, from the exons ATGCTTCTGGTGAACTCGACCATAAAGGAGGAGTTGAAGGTTACAGTTACCGAAAGCATTCCAGCTAGTTCTGCTAGCTGGGAAAGACAGGGATGGTTTTACATCACTGTGAGGATTTTCTTGTTCCTCTGG GTTGCTCTGCTTAATCTCATTACTATCTCTTCAACTTGGGCAAGAATAATCGATGTGATGGATAGTGAG TCAGGTTCAAGATTGTTTGGATTTATTGGTGCTGGTGCTACGCTGGGGCAGCTGTTTGGTTCACTGTTTGCCACTGGAATGGCTTGGTTAGGCCCAT ATCTGCTCCTTTTTGCTGCACTTTTGTTGGAATTAGCTGCGCAGTCTTCAAAAGGAATTGACAAGCACATTTCCCAGAATCCAGAAGAGCTCATTCCCATCCG AAATGCTGATACCGATGACATGAGTGAGAACAGAGATCAAAGCGAACCTAATTTTAAAGCTTCATCCAATTCTGCGGAAAGACCTCAAATCTGGCCTATATTAGAGGGACTTCAACTTATATTATCATCATCTTATTTATTACAAGTTGCATTATTCCTGTGGCTAAGTGCAGTAGTCTCATCTTTCTTCTATTTCCAG AAAGTAACTGTCATTGCCAGTGCCGTGACGACTCCTGTTGGTAGGAGGCGATTGTTAGCACAAATCAATAGCTTCATTGCAGTTTTTATCCTTGCTGGGCAACTTACTTTAACG GGCCGCATCCTTACTGTTGCTGGGGTCACCACAGCTATTTGTTCTTCACCAGTTGTTGGCTTCATGAATCTAATTGCTTTAGCTGTGTGGCCATCATGGATTGCAGTTGCCATCTCTGAAACCTCACGGAAG GTGGTTACATATGTTGTTACTAGGCCGGGAAGGGAGCTTCTTTTTACAGTTGTTTCACAGGATGAGAAGTATAAGGCGAAG GTATGCATTGATGTGATTGTTCAAAGGCTGGGAGATGCCACTGCTGCTGGGATGTATAAGCTGCTTTTCACAACACTACATGGCAAAGTCTCCACCGTCTCTCTCTATGCATTGCCT GCGTGTTGTATATGGATAGTGACAGCATACCACTTGGGGCGCCAGCAAACAAGACTAGCTAAATACAGGGCGTCTCCACCACCAGAACCATCATAA
- the LOC142556903 gene encoding uncharacterized protein LOC142556903 gives MEQLSKSEFERFACKTWGAWQDRLRITHCTEGTSKSLLQQLDNRYIEKFWAAQHDVHIGNLGPINSSPRVWHPPPLGQFRLDIDAAFRDQQNVFGIAGVLRNSDGNLILAFGSRIEQPLSVVHAKLIALKMGLYQLRDMGFSNVQVFSNSQMAVQAVIDPSLYFGYIDSCALEIKHMVME, from the coding sequence ATGGAGCAATTAAGTAAATCGGAATTTGAAAGGTTTGCTTGCAAGACCTGGGGTGCGTGGCAAGATCGTCTTCGGATTACACATTGCACAGAGGGTACAAGTAAATCTTTGCTGCAGCAATTGGATAATAGGTACATTGAAAAATTCTGGGCTGCACAGCATGATGTTCATATTGGCAATCTCGGCCCTATAAATAGCTCACCAAGGGTCTGGCACCCACCCCCATTGGGACAATTCCGACTTGATATTGATGCTGCCTTCAGGGATCAACAGAATGTTTTTGGTATTGCAGGAGTACTCCGGAACTCTGATGGGAACTTAATACTTGCTTTTGGGAGTCGAATTGAGCAACCACTATCCGTGGTACATGCAAAACTTATAGCTTTGAAGATGGGTTTATATCAGTTGAGGGACATGGGCTTCTCTAACGTCCAAGTTTTCTCTAACTCACAAATGGCCGTACAAGCAGTCATAGATCCATCGCTATATTTTGGTTATATTGATTCTTGCGCTCTGGAGATCAAACATATGGTCATGGAATAA
- the LOC142539181 gene encoding potassium transporter 2 has product MDLAHGKCWSSSKKDSWKNTLLLAYQSLGVVYGDLSISPLYVYKSTFAEDIQHSDTNEEIFGVLSFVFWTLTLVPLFKYVFVVLRADDNGEGGTFALYSLICRHAKVSLLPNRQVADEALSTYKLEHPPETKNSSRVKMVLERHKSLHTALLILVLLGTCMVIGDGLLTPAISVFSAVSGLELSMSKEHHQYAMVPITCFILVCLFALQHYGTHRIGFCFAPIVFTWLLCISALGLYNIFHWNPHVYQALSPYYMIKFLKKTRKGGWMSLGGILLCITGSEAMFADLGHFSYAAIQIAFTFLVYPALILAYMGQAAYLSKHHHSIHKIGFYVSVPESVRWPVLAVAILASVVGSQAIISGTFSIINQSQSLGCFPRVKVIHTSEKIHGQIYIPEINWMLMILCIAVTIGFRDIKHMGNASGLAVMAVMLVTTCLTSLVIILCWHKPPIVALCFLLFFGSIELLYFSASVIKFLEGAWLPILLALFLVTIMFVWHYATIKKYEYDLHNKVSLEWLLALGPSLGIARVPGIGLVFTDLTSGIPANFSRFITNLPAFHRILVFVCIKSVPVPYVLPDERYLMGRVGPTTHRSYRCIVRYGYRDVHQDVDSFEAELITRLADFIRYDWYKTQGILDTHKEDATSGSVSGASSNECRLAVIGTIPAFETDDSLQPESVSVDFPTIDSITGIVMEPMTIPQRKVRLSEIDVGSEMEVRMMEELHDLNEAQQSGTAFILGHSHVRAKQGSSLLKKMAINFGYNFLRRNCRGADVALKVPPASLLEVGMLYVV; this is encoded by the exons ATGGATCTTGCCCATGGGAAGTGTTGGAGCTCTTCGAAG AAGGATTCTTGGAAGAATACTCTTTTATTAGCTTATCAGAGTCTTGGTGTAGTGTATGGGGACCTTAGCATTTCCCCTCTATATGTGTACAAGAGCACATTTGCCGAGGACATTCAACACTCAGACACAAATGAAGAGATTTTTGGtgttctttcttttgttttctggACATTAACTTTGGTCCCCCTGTTCAAATACGTATTTGTTGTTCTTCGAGCAGATGATAACGGAGAGG GTGGTACTTTTGCCTTGTATTCTCTGATATGCAGGCATGCTAAAGTTAGCCTTCTTCCGAACCGTCAAGTTGCCGATGAAGCTCTGTCCACCTACAAACTCGAGCATCCCCCGGAGACGAAAAACAGCTCGAGGGTTAAAATGGTGCTCGAAAGGCACAAATCCTTGCACACGGCTTTACTAATTTTAGTTCTACTAGGCACTTGTATGGTTATTGGAGATGGACTACTCACTCCAGCAATATCTg TTTTTTCAGCTGTTTCTGGTCTCGAGTTGTCCATGTCCAAGGAACATCACCAAT ATGCTATGGTTCCAATTACTTGCTTCATATTGGTGTGCCTGTTTGCTCTGCAGCACTATGGCACACATCGAATTGGTTTCTGTTTTGCACCAATTGTCTTCACTTGGTTACTATGTATCAGCGCTCTTGGACTGTATAATATTTTCCACTGGAATCCACATGTTTATCAAGCTCTATCCCCATATTACATGATAAAGTTCTTGAAGAAGACGAGGAAAGGTGGATGGATGTCTTTGGGTGGAATACTTTTGTGCATTACAG GATCAGAAGCAATGTTTGCTGATCTTGGCCATTTCTCGTATGCAGCAATTCAG ATAGCTTTCACGTTTTTGGTTTATCCAGCCCTGATATTGGCATATATGGGTCAAGCAGCTTACTTGTCAAAGCATCATCATTCGATTCACAAGATTGGCTTTTACGTCTCAGTTCCAG AAAGTGTAAGATGGCCAGTGCTTGCAGTAGCAATACTCGCCTCAGTTGTCGGAAGTCAGGCGATCATAAGTGGAACATTTTCTATAATCAACCAAAGTCAATCACTCGGTTGCTTCCCACGAGTCAAGGTCATTCACACATCTGAAAAGATACATGGCCAGATTTACATTCCCGAGATCAACTGGATGCTCATGATCCTCTGCATTGCTGTAACAATTGGATTCAGAGACATAAAACACATGGGGAATGCATCAG GATTGGCTGTGATGGCAGTGATGCTAGTGACCACTTGTTTAACATCACTTGTAATTATCCTTTGTTGGCACAAACCTCCGATTGTAGCACTATGCTTTCTACTTTTCTTCGGTTCCATCGAACTACTATACTTTTCCGCCTCTGTCATCAAGTTTCTTGAAGGTGCCTGGCTTCCTATCCTGCTCGCCCTCTTCCTAGTCACTATAATGTTTGTCTGGCACTATGCCACCATCAAGAAATACGAATACGACCTCCACAACAAGGTTTCTCTTGAATGGCTATTAGCCTTAGGTCCTAGCTTAGGCATCGCTCGGGTCCCCGGAATTGGGCTTGTGTTCACAGACCTCACATCTGGTATTCCAGCCAATTTCTCCCGTTTTATAACCAATCTCCCGGCCTTCCACAGAATCCTTGTCTTTGTGTGTATAAAATCTGTACCCGTACCCTATGTCCTCCCGGATGAGCGGTACCTCATGGGTCGTGTGGGCCCAACAACTCATCGCTCATATAGATGCATTGTCCGGTATGGATATCGCGACGTACACCAAGATGTCGACTCCTTTGAAGCAGAACTCATTACCCGGCTGGCGGATTTCATACGCTATGACTGGTATAAAACACAGGGAATCTTGGATACACATAAAGAAGACGCCACCAGCGGCTCAGTGTCTGGTGCATCATCGAACGAGTGTCGCCTCGCGGTGATCGGGACCATACCAGCCTTCGAGACAGATGACAGCCTACAACCAGAGAGCGTTTCCGTTGACTTTCCGACTATTGATAGCATTACCGGCATCGTAATGGAACCCATGACCATACCCCAAAGAAAGGTGAGATTGTCCGAGATCGATGTGGGATCGGAAATGGAGGTTCGAATGATGGAAGAGTTGCATGATTTGAATGAAGCTCAACAATCAGGGACTGCATTTATACTTGGGCACTCTCATGTCCGGGCAAAACAAGGGTCGTCTCTGTTGAAGAAGATGGCGATTAATTTCGGGTATAATTTCTTGAGGAGGAACTGTAGGGGAGCAGATGTGGCTCTGAAAGTGCCTCCAGCATCACTTCTTGAGGTTGGGATGTTGTATGTAGTGTAA